One part of the Sorangiineae bacterium MSr11954 genome encodes these proteins:
- a CDS encoding DUF4041 domain-containing protein, with amino-acid sequence MVKQQAKLMLRAFNGECDAAIAKVRYDNVIKLEERVSKAYRDINKLGEVQQVFISARYHDLKLAELHLVHEHREKVQEEKDQQRRIRDQMREEQRAEEELARARAEAEKEEAQKTAALENARAKLAADVATGEQHDRLEALVTRLETELKDALDRKAKAIARAQLTKSGHVYVLSNVGSFGEGVYKIGMTRRLDPFERVDELGDASVPFPFDVHAIIFCEDAPTLENRLHQAFASRRVNGVNLRKEYFRVTLDEIRGEVQKLHGLVSFTLSAEAEEYRKSMAAATAIREAATAATAQTVGASA; translated from the coding sequence ATGGTCAAGCAGCAGGCCAAGCTGATGCTGCGCGCCTTCAACGGCGAGTGCGACGCGGCGATCGCCAAAGTCCGATACGACAATGTGATAAAGCTCGAAGAACGCGTGAGCAAGGCGTATCGGGACATCAACAAGCTGGGTGAGGTCCAGCAGGTGTTCATCTCGGCCCGGTATCACGATCTCAAGCTCGCCGAGCTTCATCTGGTTCACGAGCATCGCGAGAAGGTCCAAGAAGAGAAGGACCAACAGAGGCGAATCCGAGACCAAATGCGCGAAGAGCAGAGAGCCGAGGAGGAGCTGGCGCGCGCGCGGGCCGAAGCCGAAAAGGAAGAGGCGCAGAAGACCGCCGCCCTCGAGAACGCGCGCGCGAAGCTCGCCGCCGACGTGGCCACCGGTGAGCAGCACGATCGCCTCGAAGCGCTGGTAACGCGACTCGAGACGGAGCTGAAAGACGCCCTCGACCGGAAAGCCAAAGCCATCGCACGAGCCCAGCTCACCAAGTCGGGCCATGTCTACGTGCTCTCGAACGTCGGTTCCTTCGGCGAGGGCGTCTACAAGATTGGAATGACGAGGCGCCTCGATCCCTTCGAGCGCGTCGACGAGCTCGGAGATGCGTCCGTCCCCTTCCCCTTCGACGTCCACGCCATTATTTTCTGCGAAGACGCGCCGACCCTCGAGAACAGGCTACACCAAGCGTTCGCCAGCCGCCGCGTCAACGGCGTCAACCTGCGCAAGGAGTACTTTCGGGTCACCCTCGACGAGATCCGGGGGGAGGTGCAGAAGCTGCACGGTCTGGTGTCGTTCACGCTATCGGCGGAGGCCGAGGAGTATCGAAAGAGCATGGCCGCGGCGACCGCGATCCGCGAGGCTGCCACGGCGGCGACCGCGCAGACGGTGGGAGCAAGCGCGTAG